GATCTATATGATATAAATGTATATGTGTATTATTGCAGTATTACCATTCAATTGTATGTAGGTGCTTACATTCCCCAATTTCGTCACAGTATAAGTAATGGAAAATATCGtgctcattctaatcggtccgaatcgtaggtgtgacaaaactttgaaatatatttttaatttattatctaaatattgattattcagtattatttattaggtatggaattttgccccccccccccccaaagctAAAATGAccgcaaacaaaataaaaagaattatGTAATAGAATAGCCCTCGAAtaaagtttcggtttcggtgGAAACTACTAGTTCTCAGTCGGACACTATATGAGCGTTTCACCATCTACGAAGCGATAGAACGTTCACGCCTCTACAAAAATTTGGCAAAGTGAGCGGAGTTTAGAAGATTCGTAAGTTAATGACGTTCATATCatagattatattataatttttaacaatatttacaaaaaattatagtcATCAACATCACTGAAagtaaaacttacaaaaataaatgcatgCGATCGATAGTACTAGCATGAGATATATCCGAAGCCACagtaattaaaatagtaaattacttactgtagaggccgagaagtagggggttgccggccaagcagatataaaCGGCCGAGCGCGtagcgaggccggcaaccctaTACCCCACGTTCCGgtcgaggcttgtatagtgctttactcaaacataacataaaataataataaaaaaaaaaagaaatgaagctggcgggacgctagtctcgtcgccctgttgtgtgcgcgcgttgaaacaaaagacggccGCATTGCCGGGCAGCGGCCGGGAAAGATGTATGATATCTCTTTGCAAGCCGCTAGTGACCGCGCGGGCAGCCGAGCCGCAGCGCTTGCAGCGCGATACTttccggcctattatttgtaacacaacgtcaatatttcatgttatgtttgagaaaaatattttttcgatagCCGCAATCCGTCACACCAGGCTACAGGTTACGATAACCGCCAATACATTTTGTTGGTGACTGGTTGCGTTACCTGGTGTCCTCGGTAGTAAAACCAggctttaaagtaaaaatataataaaaaaatgaagtattaaaaagtattttaatatttatgtgtctgcagggctactacggaattcgaaaatcgaagttcgtatcgtaccgtccctctcactctagtattaaataatataagagtcggcgggacggtacgatacgaacttaaattttcgaatttcgtagtagccctgctcctgctgctccgaaatatttcaTGCTATCTATCTGCATAATTACTTCTTTATACTACGTTTTCACTATAATTTAAAGTCTAGTGAGTTCTGTTTCAGTAGAAAAAGAAGACGTACTTAGATAAGGGTACAAAATGTGCAGGCACTAATGTATTGTAATAGTGTGTCCAAACCTGCGTAGTGTGAAATGGCATACCCGAAGTTTACGGCCAACACTAGACGGAAAAGAAATTCCACAGTTAATGAACAGTAAGTTTTTAAAACGGCACTTTATTCTAGAGGTTTGGCATCTCAAGCCAGATTCGAACAAAAcggtaaaaagtaaaattggaAATTTAaagttcttaattattttttatatcgcAATAAAGTAACGCGGTTTGGTCGAATCATGACTAAATTGGTGAAAAAGTAGCTTATAGACATAGGTTTTTAGtttatacattatttaattatatgtaattattattaggtatataatttttttattaaaatgttaacTGCCTCATACACTTCGTAGCTCTTTAGTAAGTCCAACAAGctctattaaaataatatgcagCATTTATAAACATTCTAATACAATATTTAGACTcttacaacaaaaaacattcaAGCTTAAATAACAGTTTAACATTTATGATGTGTTTTAAATAAGTGAAATGTTGTACATTCCAAAAACTTTATTGACAGGTATTATTACGTTTTTGTGCCTTAATTAACACCACATTAAATGGAAATTACAATTAACCCAATACGTTATTAAACCATCCAAGCTACAGAAGCATTCATGCTTTTTTGAAGATATCATGCCATGAAATAATCCTTACTTTTAAACAAATACAAGTAACCGAAAATAGAATTCCACCTTTCAAGTTAACAAAACATAACTActtataaatgagaaagaatTGTTGGATGGTTAAAAATATTCGCAAGACAGTTCCTGTTTTGATAAagtaaaccatttattttatcACAAGGACATAAATGACCTTTTATTGACATCATATGTCTTTTTACATGATCCAAAGCAAATTATAATTTCTTCAACAGGGGCTATCtaatatttatcaaaatttttATACCTTGAGGCCAAACACCATTTTCAAAAATTGTTCGTAGTGGATTGTGATCACTCCGTCTTGGTCAGTGTCAAATTGACGGAAAGCTGATGTTAAAGTCtggaaataaaatttgtttagttgaatttaaattataaattttattattatttatcgctTATGTTTGTAATcatttatagggttccgtattctTTGTTAACCACACTCGCAGAtggccaagatacaggctcagcatAGTTTGGTCACTGGTGGATGgtcttaaaatttaataagtgatctgggcccaattgcattaTAAAGTgcaacctaataaaataatattagtgaatttcaatacaaaatagcTAATACTATTAACTTGTATTTCGTTATCAATCTGGCCCTGTTTTTGTCAGTAAAtggttttgtaattatttttttttaatcatgtagctttgacaagatttcatggatgtcgtaagaggcgactgaggatataggttaaggtatactgtaagcgacaggctagcaacttgTCACTATTGGACCGTTTTTGTCGAGTTGTTATAGCAAACTATTTGtgtactaataaaaaaaaagtatacttacatacaaagtGACACAGCATTGAATAAAATCATCAAACAATATAGTGCCTCGTCCAAATCTGTCAAACTTCTGCACCATAGTCCCTACAACTTCATCAGACAATCTGTACCCAAAAGCTGTGAGGGCATTCTTCAGTTCTTGTCTGTCAATGTTGCCAGAGTTGTCCCGGTCAAATGAGCGGAAACAGTTCTGCCAGTCTGTTACATATTTCCATAGAGCTCCAAAGTCTTCAAATGATATGACACCTctgttttgtttgtcaaacatACCTGAAAATAACAGTTGAGTCATTAACATGATGAAGAACATTCATTGAGTAAATAATTGACATCTTACTAAGTTACCAATTTTTAGAATATGCACAATCTTAATCCCTAATGCTTAAGATAAGACGCAGGTCCTTGCAAAATGTAAggcttctttcttttctttgaaatcatcatcttttttttttaaagcagcaGTAGTTGtgcttattaaattaaaacagattAGATTtgaatgtagtatttttttaagcatataaataaataagggtTATCAAATAAagaatgtaattaatttaaatataatatttgtacaagctttgtttagccTGGAATCAAGTCCAGGTTTTTATTATcccacataaaatattttatttattccttactCTTACTCATACAAACTGTAGTATTCTATAAATTAATTATGCTTCCAAACATCTTACCAATCATAAGCCGGACAGTCTCTGGATTGAACGGATTCCATGTACCATTAGACAATGCTTGCTGTAGCTCATCTGCAGAAATGTAGCCACTTCTGTCCTTGTCCACTCTGTTGAGTAAAAAGAAGCAAACTTTTGTAACTTATGGTCATAAAGCCCAGTTATTACGTCCAGTAAAACACTTGTAGTACTTGAATTACACTTTATTCACCTTTATAGGGAGCTGTGCTTGCATGCATACATGGGAATGTGTGTGTCTACCCTACATCAAtcactttttattataaaaagcaagagagtTCTACCCacttaattataatgtacatGACACCAGTTTTACTTGCAAGAAAAAATGAGGAATATTGAGGAACTGCAGTGCTTGATTGACCACTTCAAACGTTCGCTAAAGCGAGGCCCtagcaatgtaatgtaatacaaGTTTCATTTTTCTTGCTAGCCTAACCTGGGCTTAACAACAGTACAACAGTAAAGTGTAGAAAAAGTAAATAAGAACTAAAGCTAGTTCTTCATTGGATGTAGTTCTCCATGTTGATTCATGCAAACACAGTTCCATTGACAGAGtggtatttacattttaaaattaaacctatttttaatgtcattttttttaatgaaagaaagtataaatttatttggcaaaataaataatgaatggtTTATTTCTGAAGGTGTTATATCATGATATTGCTGCCTTGCATAGGTGGTCTCAGAGTGGCAaggtaatgagggctaaaagacagacGAAATATCgcaagatggcgttagtatcgtgaggttttttgacaaataaacctCACgataactagaaaaaaaaatgtccaaTTCTTGAAGCTATTGCACACAGGATACTAACTGGATAGAAACCCAGAATCATGCCTTGGACGACGTAGCGTGGCGTCGCATTTAATTAGTGTGTTTCTGCCTTTAAAATGGTTTCACTGGAAGAACAGCGCTGACTCCATCTGAGAAGtctgcatttatgctgaggcagAACCATTTTGGGTATGTACTTTTTCCTTTTGTATTGTGATATTTTgtctcaaatattttttttaatttttatcttttacCCAAATTACCCTAACTAAATATCTAAAGAACAGAACAGCCAATTAAAATACCACTAAAATTGATGTCACAGTCAAATTTAAGAAaagaacaattattttttaccgCAGGCTTTAATCAGAGAATTCCCGTGATCCACCCCAATACCGCCCACAACCTGAATTGGGGTCACAACTCGAGGTTTAGTAACGCTGTTAGTTAAGgaaataatgtacatacaaaATGTTTGTTCTATATAACTTGTTGATGACTTGTCTGTGTGTACGGAATAAACATGTCATCTTAAGCTTGAAACAACAAAGTAAATGGGTATCAGCATAGACAGAGAAGAAATTTAGAACCATAAATGACTGTCATATCTCACCTTCTGAAGATATCCCACAGAAATTCTCTGCTTGGCATTGGGGATTGGAAAGACCTgcaaagaattattattatattattttcttgcccaaaacataattaatttcattgctcacccgcaaccttaggatagctaagtttatgcaagataatatatatataagataaGATTATTATATAAGATAAGGTAATAGTATATGCAAAATAAGATAGTCCACATGGAAATCCATGGAAGAGGCATATGTCTAGCAGTAGACAAATAAATGCTAAGAAGAAGAGAAGACTGGTGCTCatgtagttcctccacctccacactgtaagaacacacacaaatcacacaaacccatctatcaccaccaccaccaccatactaccAAATGTTAAGACTAATAAACcacaacaaacattttaatttgtcactgtttcttcctaagtacccacctatattttttctcaaacaaaactacctacaacaaatttaaataaattttgtttgtttgtttgtttatactctttattgtacaaaaaggaaaaataaaaaggttacataaataaaagtaaagtattttatttgtcataattataaaactaccttgaatttttatttatttactgtaaaggcgtgttttattaatcctaactgttattgctgaagttagacccaagccgtagcaagaCCCGATATTGTTGTACCTTATTATTTCCATGCATTCCacaacatcgagacgaaactctttagctatcataaggacGCTGGTGAGcagagaaattcttttagttcactcaAAACATAATTCGCAGTAGGTAACTTAAAGAACAACCAGTTGCATGCAAATAATACAAATTCATGGAGTCATTTCACGTATGAATAGACCTATGCAGCACCAACGCTACATTTTGTCGACATTCAAGAATATATGAATGTGTACGAATATGACGAAAACTTACGAAATAGAGGAAAAACCACATTCTAATGACTAACACTTGTTACCGTCACTTTTTAAATACAAGAGTGTACTTACATGTTTGTATAGTTCTAGTGTAATTAATAACACAAATCAAGCCAAACTTTAAACGGCTcgataaacaaaaatacaatgcaGTAACTAATAATTATCTCGAAAATGATAAGATTATAATAAAGATGCAATGTATTTTCGACGTGCTGCGCTGCTTTAGCTGTCATGTGTCATCTGTCAAGgagacaatttttttaattcatcctTCCGATGGTAGGCAAAAGGAACAAAGTTTATAGAAAATTATGAATATTGTAGCTTATAAATAACAATGTACACATTGTATTACTCAAAAGCACACGTAATTTTGAGTAGTGTTGAGTCTTAGTGCTCTTAGTCAATGCACCACAAACAATTCAAGATTAGACTTACATGTGGCTATATGGGCTTACAAACTTTTGTCTTTTCCAGAAAGAGACAACCAAAGAGGAAGGAGATACAGAAGGAGATCTCTATCTCTATTCTATAAGGAGaaaacttaaacaaaaaaaaaaaacaaagtttgtttCAGACACATCTAAAAACTTGCAAAAACACTTTTTAAGCTTTCAATGTTgcgttttgttatttattttgaaatgaaGGCTTGAAGTCGGTACTAAAGCAAAAAAAGTCATGAAATACCGTCTTTATctaaatttatttgacttttataaatatacatcTGAGGGAGTGATTTGTTTCtgtttaatttaacatttattttcaatttttttttctgttttgtttcgTGAGGTTATGGCTGTTACGATGGTTTGGTTATGCGTATGTATCATGCTTCGATATTAAAATGGCGGATGTCTCAAGTAATGACCGAAAAATAAAGCTGACTAAAAACGGAAAAGTTGTAAAAAGACGCTCTCGAAATCCAGAAGGTTAGTATGATGATTGCACGCTCAAAACAAACGGCAATTTATGAACATTGATCAGATTAACTTAACTGTCGACTTCTTTGATATGTGCCTTCCGAAATGTTCCATTTTTGACTCTTATTACTTTCTTGACACGTAAGTCAGACTTGAAATAGTTACTCGTAaagttttcatattttattaattcattcaGAGAACTGAGATTATACGATTGGTTGCGCTTAcataaataatgtaggtattataTACTATAACTTCGTATTTCCTTTGTTTGGTTTTGCtaaggtttgaataaaaaatatatttgttattttttagaatggcacaaacaaaaacagaaacgtctcaGAATAGCAGGACTCGAGTACATAAATGCAAATGGCAAATTGGTTCCTCCCAAACAGCCTGGCCCTGACTGCAACTGCCGCCGTAAATGCTTTCAGAAAGTGCCAGAAGACATAAGAATGAGAACCTTCCAGGGCTTCTATTCTATGAAGACCCATGATGAGCAAAATGCTTATTTATTTGGCCTTATGAGGCAGGTGGACGTCAAACGTAAGAGAGTTAAATCTAGCAGCCGGCGAACATGTACTTTTGAATATTTCATTCGTGTGAAAGGCCGTGAGACTCAAGTCTGCCAGACAGCATTTAAAAACATTCATGCCATTACTGAAAGGAAGGTTAGAGTACTCTGCAAGAAAATGGATGATGGAGTAATGTTTCCCAGTGACAATCGTGGGAAAAATAGCCATCGTCGTTCTGGGGAAATCAGGCTGCCAGCTGGAGTAATtgaacaaattaaaaatcatatttattctATTGTTCACACTCATCGCCTAAAAGACTTCATTAGACTGGACAAAATTGCAGGCTTAGAGATAAATATCTCAAAGATGTGGAAAGACTATATCAAAACATATGACCCAGACAACATTACTGCCACAATGCCCAAATCTAAAAGAAGCTCTGACTTGGCATTGCCTAATGAGACTCCTACTCAGTCTCAGGCGACACCAGTTCCACAGGAAACATTTGCCCCTCTCGCATATCCTGGCAGCGGCCATCTGGTTAATTTGGCTGAGAATTACTTCCAAAATCAGTACCAGACAGCTGCATTGGCAAGCACTGGTACTCAGACTAATTTCTATCAAACTCAGAATGGAGCTCAGAGCATGGGTATCCTCCTACACTCTACTGCTGCTGCAAGGCCTGCCCAGCCTGCTACAGCCTACATTGTGCTGCAGACTAAACCTGAGCCGACAGTAGCTCAGAATCCAACAATTGCATACACGCAAAACCCAGAAGTCATCCAGGAACATGACGAAAATGCAAAGGAGAAAaaggtaaagaaagaaagaagaagggGGCCTCTTGTAAAGCAATGGAGATATACTAATATATTCCATTACGAAATCAATGGTGCAGCTCTCTCTGCAATTAAAACTAGGTTGGGCATGTACTATGCAGAGAGTGATGCAGCGAGGAAGAAGGCCAAGCAGGCGCGCCCGGCCGAGGGTACTCCCACACAAACACCTACAGAGCAGATTAGACCTACTCACACTGTTACTATTTATACATAGGATTAATGCCTTAGTTTTTTGCTTGGCTGACTGGTTAAGTAAAACAGTCACAATTACCCTGATTTATTTATGCaatcttataaaattaatcCAGGCCATTTAAGCCAATAGTTGATTAGTTTTTCAGTTGGAATGTGTTCATTCAAACTTGCCCAACCACTTGGCAATTACTCAGATACATTAATGACATCTTGCATATACTATGACCATTGGTGTGCACACCCCAGGTTATTAAAGCAgttctcaattttttttggcTATGTAACACAATtggaaaactaaatatttgcaGAGCTAAAAACAACTAATTAAATAGGGGGTTGTACTCTGTAACCTTAcagaagtatttattttaatcatgtGCAGTACTTTTGTGAAGCCCCCACAGAACACTGAGAATGGCTGCATTATGAATACGCTTTGTATGGATTGATAATGTtcggaataaataaatgtgattttattatacaaaaattatgtcaaatttacTATAGGAATTATGatattttgcttttaaatagtgacacaattaattaatttcagacattTTTTATAGTAATATTTGTGGTTTTCTAAGATACTTggtaaaattgaatttataagaaTCACTTTCAGATATTTGGGAAAAGAGACACTTGGTCCCCACATTGTACTGGAGGCAATTATCTCTTTCCTtggtatacaaggtgttaattgaataactgaaaacctcagataccccaaaaatattttttaattttaagttagttgattgcatttatttttgaatattctaaaagatattcgtgtgttttgctaagtcagtaattctacttcatttctaactctacactcataatttgtatttgtcagttgcgctttgacgtttttagaagaaaatcacacattgacagcaaaacggccagtattaaattatcgaaatagtatgcaactcgctaaaatattt
Above is a genomic segment from Choristoneura fumiferana unplaced genomic scaffold, NRCan_CFum_1 Sck3bRy_379;HRSCAF=1007_pilon, whole genome shotgun sequence containing:
- the LOC141445163 gene encoding programmed cell death protein 6-like isoform X1 produces the protein MSFQSPMPSREFLWDIFRRVDKDRSGYISADELQQALSNGTWNPFNPETVRLMIGMFDKQNRGVISFEDFGALWKYVTDWQNCFRSFDRDNSGNIDRQELKNALTAFGYRLSDEVVGTMVQKFDRFGRGTILFDDFIQCCVTLYTLTSAFRQFDTDQDGVITIHYEQFLKMVFGLKCWP
- the LOC141445163 gene encoding programmed cell death protein 6-like isoform X2; its protein translation is MSFQSPMPSREFLWDIFRRVDKDRSGYISADELQQALSNGTWNPFNPETVRLMIGMFDKQNRGVISFEDFGALWKYVTDWQNCFRSFDRDNSGNIDRQELKNALTAFGYRLSDEVVGTMVQKFDRFGRGTILFDDFIQCCVTLYTLTSAFRQFDTDQDGVITIHYEQFLKMVFGLKV
- the LOC141445164 gene encoding uncharacterized protein translates to MADVSSNDRKIKLTKNGKVVKRRSRNPEEWHKQKQKRLRIAGLEYINANGKLVPPKQPGPDCNCRRKCFQKVPEDIRMRTFQGFYSMKTHDEQNAYLFGLMRQVDVKRKRVKSSSRRTCTFEYFIRVKGRETQVCQTAFKNIHAITERKVRVLCKKMDDGVMFPSDNRGKNSHRRSGEIRLPAGVIEQIKNHIYSIVHTHRLKDFIRLDKIAGLEINISKMWKDYIKTYDPDNITATMPKSKRSSDLALPNETPTQSQATPVPQETFAPLAYPGSGHLVNLAENYFQNQYQTAALASTGTQTNFYQTQNGAQSMGILLHSTAAARPAQPATAYIVLQTKPEPTVAQNPTIAYTQNPEVIQEHDENAKEKKVKKERRRGPLVKQWRYTNIFHYEINGAALSAIKTRLGMYYAESDAARKKAKQARPAEGTPTQTPTEQIRPTHTVTIYT